The following nucleotide sequence is from Halapricum desulfuricans.
GGGGCCGAACACCTCGAGGAGATCGACGCCGGGTCTCAGGAACTGCTCGATCAGGCCCGCGAGGACGCCGAAACCTTCGGCGTCGAGATCGAGACCTCGACGATCGTCTCACACGAGTCCTTCGAGGAGATTTTCGACGCCGCCCGCGACCACCGCGCGGACCTGGTCGTGATGGGCTGGGGCGAGGACTCACACGGCTCGCCCGGCCGCGCCGAGAGCACGCTCGACGACGTCACGCAGGATCCGCCCTGTGACTTTCTCGTGCTCAGGGACCGGGGCTTCTATCCGGGACACATCCTCTTGCCGACCGCAGGCGGGCCGGACTCGGAGCTGAGTGCCGAGATCGCGAAGCTGCTCTGGGCCGAATACGACTCCGACGTGACAGTACTACACGTCGGAGACGACCAGTCCGAAGCCGAGACGTTCGTCCGGTCGTGGGCCGAGGGACACGACCTCGCTGACGCCGAACTCATCGGAACGACCGGCGACGTCGAGACGGCGATCGAGGACGCCGCCCGGGGCTGTTCGATGGTGATTCTCGGCGCGACCGAACGGGGCTTGCTCGAGCGGCTCGTCTCCGGCTCGGTCGTGATGGACGTCGTCGACGACGTTGCCTGCTCGGTCCTGCTAGCGGAGAAAGCCCGCGACAGGTCGCTGTGGGAGCGACTGTTCGGGTAGTCTCGACTGATCACGTCAGTTTGTCACCTGAGACAGTAGACATGGACGTGCTGGCAAGACGGAGAATTCATGTTGACGATTCAGCTAGTGGATGAGCAAACTTATGCGTCGGTGGTCAGAACGTGGCCCATGCAGCCGTCCAGTGATCACCGATGGTAATGCTCGATCACGTACTCCTTCCGGTCGCGAGCGAGGACGACGCTGAGGCGAGCAGTGTCGCGCTCGAACCGTATCTGGACGAAATCGAGCGCGTGACCGCAGTCCACGTCGTCGAGAAGGCCGGCGGTGCGCCCGACAAGGCACCGCTAGAGAAACGTCAGTCCGACGCCGCGGAGTTTCTGGCGATCGCCGAGAGCCGACTGGCTTCGGAGGTGGCGTTCAACGCTCAGATCCATTACGGGACCGATATCGTCGAGGTACTGTTCGGGGCGGTAGACGACATCGGCGCGACGGCAGTCGCGTTCCGACCACGGGGTGGAAGTCGAATCGTTCGATTGCTCTCCGGGGATACGGCAACGAAGCTGGTCACCGAACCGCCGGTCCCGGTCGTCTCGCTCCCGAGTCCGGAGCCAGCGGAGGGATAACGCCGTGCAAGCGCAATACATCTCTCTGACGGAGGGACCGCGATGAGCGAATCCGACACGGAACTGGCGAAAGACCTCGGGCTCGTTTCGGCGATGACGATCGGGATCGGCACGATGATCGGCGCGGGGATTTTCGTGCTTCCCGGCGTCGCAGCCCAGGAAGCCGGTCCGATCGTCGTCGCCTCGTTCGTCGTCGGCGGCGTCATCGCGATGGTAAACGCCCTCTCGATCTCTGAAATCGGGACGGCGATGCCCAAGGCCGGAGGCGGCTACTACTACGTCAACCGATCGCTCGGCCCGGTTTTCGGCTCAATCGCCGGGATGGGCGACTGGATGGGGCTGGCGTTCGCCTCCGCGTTCTACTCGATCGGGTTCGGCCAGTATCTCACGACGCTCGCACCGATCCCGGGCGTGCTGTTCCTCAACGACATCCAGATCGGCGCGCTGATCGCCGGCGGACTCTTCGTCGGCGTGAACTACATCGGGGCGAAAGAGACCGGAAACGTCCAGACGATCATCGTCACGATCCTGCTGGCGATCCTGACAGTGCTGGCCGCGGTCGGCATCTTCTCGTTCGACTGGGGAACCGTCGTCGGTGACGGAGGTCTCGCGCCGATGGGCTACGGCCAGATCCTTCCCGGGACCGCGCTCGTGTTCGTCTCCTTTCTGGGGTATGCCAAGATCGCGACCGTCGGCGAGGAGCTGAAAAATCCGGGCAAGAACCTCCCGCGGGCGATCATCGGGAGTGTCGCGATCGTGACGGTCATCTACGCGATCATCGTCGGGCTGATGGTCGGGGTCGTCCCCTGGCCGGAACTCAGTCAGGAAGCGCCGGTCGCACAGGTCGCCGAAACGGTCTTCCCCGAGAGTGTGCTGGGCGTCGGCGGCGTCGCTGCGGGGGCCGCGACCGCGATGACTCTCGGTGCGTTGCTGGCGACGGCGTCCTCGGCCAACGCCTCGATCCTGGCGTCTGCCCGGATCAACTTCGCGATGGGCAGAGACAGGATCGTCACCGACTGGCTCAACGAGATCCATCCGAACTACTCGACGCCGTACCGGTCGATCGTCCTGACTGGCGGGATGATCCTCTTTTTCATCGCCGCGCTCGGCCGGGACATCGAGACGCTGGCGAAGGCTGCCTCCGTCCTGCATCTGATCGTCTACGCTCTGATGAACGTCGCACTGATCGTCTTCCGGGAGTTCGATCCCGACTACGATCCGCAGTTCCGGGTGCCGCTGTACCCGATTACTCCCGCAGTGGGCGCGGTGCTTTCGCTCGGTCTGGTCGCGTTTATGGCTCCCAAGGAGATTCTGATCTCCGGCGGGTTCGTCGTCTTCGCTGTGGTGTGGTACTTCGTCTACGCCCGGGCACGGACACCGCTGGAGGGCGTTCTCTCGACACACATCCGCTCAGAGGAGTCTGACGTGCCCGATTCGGTTGTCTCGGCCGCTGATACGGTCGCTCCCAACGGGGATGCCGGCCCGACAATTATGGTCGCGCTTTCGAACCCACAGACAGAGAAATCCCTGATGAGGCTGGGGTGTGCGATGGCCAGCGCGCAGGACGGTCGCCTGCTTGCGACGCACGTCGTGACCGTCCCCGATCAGACGTCGCTTGCCCGTGCACGCGAAGAACACGTCGAGCGAGCGTCCGAGCAACTGTTCGCGCAAGCCCGAGAAGACGCCGGCGGCTACGATGTCCCCGTCGAGACGGTGTCTATCCTCTCACACCGCGGTTTCACTGAGGTGTTCGACGCGGCCCGCGAACACGACGTGGACACGCTGATTATGGGACGCGGCGATCACCTCGCGGAAGGGCGTGCAGAACGGACGGTCGACGAGATCGCTCACGACCTCCCCTGTGACGTGCTGGTGTTCGACGGGGATCAGTTCGAACCGGATCGAGTCCTCGTCCCGACCGCCGGCGGTCCGTCCTCGGACCTCTCGGCCGCTGTCGTGGCCGCTCTAGAGGAGCGAGCCGGATCGGAAGTCACGCTGTTGCACGTCGCTGATAACGAAGACGACGGGCGGGCGTTCCTCGATTCGTGGACTGAAGCTCACGACCTCGGAGACGCCCGCTCGGTCGTCGAGACCGGGTCGTTCGAGGACGCGCTCGAGCGCCACGCACAGGACGCGACGCTGATCGTCGTCGGTGCGACTGAGGAGGGGCTGCTCTCGCGTCTCGTCTCTGGTTCGCTGGTCTTCGATGCGCTCGAAGACCTGGACGTGCCGGTGTTGCTCGCCGAGAAAGCCCACGAACGGTCGCTGTGGGAACGACTGTTCGGATAAGCGCGGTCTCTGCTTTCAGGGTTCCGCCGGCGATACGTCGAACTGCTTGAGGAACTCCTGGACCGCGTCGTCGGTTCCGACAAGGGTAAGCCGGTCGTCCACATCGAGTTCCTGGCCGGGGTCGATCTGCGTCGTCATCCCGGAGTCGTCCTCGATCGCGACGACCCGACACCCAGTGCGTTCGGAAATCTCGGCGCTTTCGATCGTTTCGCCCGCGAACGGTCTCGCCGGAACGCGAATGACGCGAATCTGGCTTGCGGGTGCGAGCACGTCCTCGCCGCGGAGTTCGCGCGCGACCATCCGCGCGCTGACCTGCGGGACCGCCAGAACGTAGTCCGCCCCTGCACGGAACGCCTTCGAGACAGTCGCCATCTCGTTGGCGCGAAACAGGACCTCGATGTCGGGATTGATCGCCTGTGCCTGTACGGCCGCGAGGAGGTTCTGGGAGTCGTCCGGGACACAGGCGATCATCGCTCCCGCGTCCGAGATGCCAGCTTCCTCGAGGACTGCCCGCTCGCCCGCGTCACCGACGACGTCCGGTCCGGTCGCCTCGTCGTGATCGACTGTGACCGTCTCGATCCCGACGCCGTCCAGCACACGTTTTGCCGCACCCCCCACCTCGCCGCTCCCGGCGAGCACGACCCGGTCCGGGCGTTCGAACGGCGACGCCGAGCGAGTGAATTCGCTGAGTTCTTCCAGTGCCTCGTGTTCGCCTGCGACCAGTAGGACGGAGTTCTCGCGGATGACGGCGTCGGGATCGGGCGGCAGTTCCAGCTCCCCGTCGATCCAGGCACCGACGACGTTCGCACCCGTCTCCTCGCGGATGCCCGAATTGCGGATCGTCACGCCGTCGAGGGCGCTTCCGCGTTCGATCGACACCTCCGTCAGT
It contains:
- a CDS encoding universal stress protein, whose amino-acid sequence is MVMLDHVLLPVASEDDAEASSVALEPYLDEIERVTAVHVVEKAGGAPDKAPLEKRQSDAAEFLAIAESRLASEVAFNAQIHYGTDIVEVLFGAVDDIGATAVAFRPRGGSRIVRLLSGDTATKLVTEPPVPVVSLPSPEPAEG
- a CDS encoding amino acid permease, producing the protein MSESDTELAKDLGLVSAMTIGIGTMIGAGIFVLPGVAAQEAGPIVVASFVVGGVIAMVNALSISEIGTAMPKAGGGYYYVNRSLGPVFGSIAGMGDWMGLAFASAFYSIGFGQYLTTLAPIPGVLFLNDIQIGALIAGGLFVGVNYIGAKETGNVQTIIVTILLAILTVLAAVGIFSFDWGTVVGDGGLAPMGYGQILPGTALVFVSFLGYAKIATVGEELKNPGKNLPRAIIGSVAIVTVIYAIIVGLMVGVVPWPELSQEAPVAQVAETVFPESVLGVGGVAAGAATAMTLGALLATASSANASILASARINFAMGRDRIVTDWLNEIHPNYSTPYRSIVLTGGMILFFIAALGRDIETLAKAASVLHLIVYALMNVALIVFREFDPDYDPQFRVPLYPITPAVGAVLSLGLVAFMAPKEILISGGFVVFAVVWYFVYARARTPLEGVLSTHIRSEESDVPDSVVSAADTVAPNGDAGPTIMVALSNPQTEKSLMRLGCAMASAQDGRLLATHVVTVPDQTSLARAREEHVERASEQLFAQAREDAGGYDVPVETVSILSHRGFTEVFDAAREHDVDTLIMGRGDHLAEGRAERTVDEIAHDLPCDVLVFDGDQFEPDRVLVPTAGGPSSDLSAAVVAALEERAGSEVTLLHVADNEDDGRAFLDSWTEAHDLGDARSVVETGSFEDALERHAQDATLIVVGATEEGLLSRLVSGSLVFDALEDLDVPVLLAEKAHERSLWERLFG
- a CDS encoding potassium channel family protein, with protein sequence MNSLPDSLDDVSLTRRDRLILYYAAGLVVLVGTYTLLYHLGMTHLEGDEHSIFRSFQTVVETFTTTGFGADAPWETPWMNLFVVAIQLSGIALGFFTLRVIIIPLFTSAEVNLDNRLTPKRDHVIICEYRRDSEVLLEELEALGIEYVLISSDEQEARQLSDDGYAAIDGSPQQAETFERASIDSARAVITDAGSATVDTILTARSVRPDIEIITLTDDSSLADIFEETGADSVLSPHSVLGHRLAEKIVASFRTELGDAVELGEDIELTEVSIERGSALDGVTIRNSGIREETGANVVGAWIDGELELPPDPDAVIRENSVLLVAGEHEALEELSEFTRSASPFERPDRVVLAGSGEVGGAAKRVLDGVGIETVTVDHDEATGPDVVGDAGERAVLEEAGISDAGAMIACVPDDSQNLLAAVQAQAINPDIEVLFRANEMATVSKAFRAGADYVLAVPQVSARMVARELRGEDVLAPASQIRVIRVPARPFAGETIESAEISERTGCRVVAIEDDSGMTTQIDPGQELDVDDRLTLVGTDDAVQEFLKQFDVSPAEP